From Herpetosiphonaceae bacterium:
GGCCTTGAGGTGTATCCGGTCGCCGATCTGCCGGAGACGGCGCTCCGGCACGGCGCGCGGCTGATCATCGTCAACTACACGCCGACCTGGGCCGACGACTATGCCCACGCGCTGCTGCACGAAGATGTTGCGGTGGCGCTGCCGCAGATCGTCGCCGACGGCTAGCCCGGCGGTGGCTGGCCCCACTATGTCTTCCCCTCGCCTGCCGTAGTGGGAGAGGGGTAGCGCGCAAGCGCCGGGGTGAGGGCCTGAACGCGCAACTTTGAACGTTGAACTCGAAACTTGGAACCAATCTAAGGTATACACATGGCAACATTTAGCGAGCTTTTGAACGAAGTGGAGAGCCTGCGAGCGCGATTTGAAGCGCTGCGCGGGCGGCTTTGACTTAGCGGCGCGCGAGCAACAGATCGCCGAGCTAGAGGCACAGTCGAGCGATCCCGACTTTTGGAGCGATCCGGGCACAGCCCAGAGCGCCATGCAACGTCTATCCACGCTCCAGGCCGAAACGACCAAATGGAAGACGCTGGATGATCGGCTCAACACTACCGCCGAGCTGCTTGAGCTGTCCGCCGCCGAGGATGACGCGGCGATGCTCGCCGAGCTTGAGGTCGAGGTCGGGCAGCTTACCAGGACGGTCGATGAGCTTGAGATCAGCACGCTGCTCTCAGGGCAGTACGACGACGCAGCGGCCTTTATGACGATCCAGCCGGGCGCGGGCGGCGTCGACTCCGCCGATTTTGCCGCGATGCTGCTGCGCATGTATATGCGCTGGGGCGAGCAGCACGGGTGGAAAGTCGCGCTGCTCGACGATATGCCAGCCGAAGAGGCCGGTATCAAGAGCGCGACGATCGAGCTGCGCGGGCCGTACGCCTACGGCTACGCCAAGGCCGAGGCGGGCGTGCATCGGCTGGTGCGGCTATCGCCCTTCGATCAGGCGCATCGTCGCCACACCTCGTTTGCGGGCGTGGAGGTGATGCCGGAGGTCGACGACGCGATCGAGATCACGGTCAGCCCCGACGATCTGCGCGTGGATGTGTTCCGGGCGGGCGGTCACGGCGGCCAGGGCGTCAATACCACCGACTCGGCAGTGCGGCTGACGTACAAGCCCGGCACGCCCGAGCAGATCGTCGTCACCTGCCAGAACGAGCGGTCGCAGCTTCAGAACAAAGAGACGGCGATGAAAGTGCTCAAGGCCAGGCTGCTGGAGCGCGAGATCCAGCGCCAGCGCGAAGAGCGGCGCAAGCTGCGCGGCGAGTATCGCGAGGCGGCCTGGGGCAATCAGATCCGCTCGTACGTGCTGCATCCGTACAACATGGTCAAAGACCACCGCACCAATGCCGAAACCAGCAATACCCAGGCGGTGCTCGACGGCGACATCGACCTGTTCGTCGAGGCGTTTCTGCGCCAGAACATCGAGCAGGATGAGCCGTAATGCGCGGCGGACCGATCATGAAGTATCTTCCAACAATCGCGCGGGTCTTGCGCGATTATTTGATCATGACGATCGGCGTGATCTGCATCGCGATCTCCGTCGATCTGTTTCTGGTGCCGAACAACGTCGTCACGGGCGGCATCACCGGCGTAGCGATCATCCTCAACGATCTGGTCGGCCTGCCCGTCGGCCTGCTCAGCCTGCTCTTCAATATTCCGCTGCTGATCGCGGGCTTTCGCTACCTGGGCGGCTTTGTGTTCGGCATCCGCACGGTCTACGCGACGGTCGCGCTCGCGCTGGCGATCGATCTGCTCGCGCCGTACGTCGGACGCTACATGCACGCCACGCGCGATCCCCTGCTGTACACGCTGTACGGCGGCGTGCTGGACGGCGTGGGCATCGGGCTGGTCTTTCGGGTGCGAGGCACAACCGGCGGTACCGACATCATCGCGCGCTTTGTGCAGCGCTGGAAGGCCGTGCCGATGGGCCGCTCGCTGCTGGTGATGAACGTGATCGTCTTTGCCGCCGCCGCCTATCTGTTCTCGCTCGATAAGCTGCTGTACGCGCTGCTGGTAGCGTTCATCAGCGGGCGCACAGTCGATCTGGTGCTGGAGGGCGCGTCGTACGCGCGGCAGGCCGTGATCATCACCGAGCATCCCGCGCGGATTCAGGCGGCGATCCTGAGCTCGCTGGGACGCGGCGTGACGGTGCTTGAGGGGCGCGGCGGCTACACCGCCAGCGAGCGCACCGTGCTGCTGTCGGTCGTCGCACAGTCGGAGGTCAGCATGGTCAAAGCGATCGTACGTAGCTGCGACGCCGATGCGTTCGTGATCTTCAGCAATGTCAACGAGGTGCTGGGCGAAGGCTTCCGCCCCGCGATCGAGTGAGCGGGGATCAGGCCTGGCGGTAGCCTATGCCCCAGATACGCAGCAGCGCGCGGTAGCCGTCTTCCTGGGCACGTGTAAAATCGACAACCTGGAATTGCGGCAGCACCCAGGAAAACTGGGCATAATCACACGGCTGGTAGACCAGGGGAACAATGTTATCCTCGAATCGGTTCTGCCGTAACGCAAATAACAGCTCTCGCTTCACCCACATCGATTGAATGGAGTGCGGCGAGAGCACGATCACGAACCAATCGCAGCGGTTGAGCGCCGCCCCAATCTCGTCGTGCCACAACTGCGATCCAATGATGTTGATTGGGCTATACCAGACGGGGATGGCATGGCGGCTCAAGACCTGGGCCAGTTGGGCCACAAACGCATGATCCTGGCTGCTATGTGAGAGAAAGACTTCATTGGGCAGCATAGAGCGTCTAGCGTGACAACGTCTTGGGCGCTGTTTTTAATACCTGCGCAATTTGCCTGATGCCTTCTTCCTGGTGATGATCCGTCAGCGTAATCGGCTTCAGATGCCATAAAATCCAGGGAATATCTTCTTTCAACAGCGCTTCCTTAGACTCGGCTAGCACGGGTATCAGGCGACCGCTGTAGTCTTGGTTGCTCAACGCATAGTCGATGTCGTGCCGTACACGACGCGATGTTAGCGCATCGCGTGTCAGGAGCACTACCATCGCTTGAGACTCTTGGAGGCCCTGTGCGATTTTAGCGGCCCAATTATCGCCCGGCATAATTTGTTGCTCATCAAGGAACACATCTAGCCCGTTTTCTTCTAACCCGTGCGCCACCTGTTCTGCCAGGTGCTCATCGGTATGAGCATAACTGATAAATACTTTCATCAAACGCCCTTTCCAGCATCACTGCTACCACCGTTGGTATGTATTATAGGCTGACCGATATACATTATCAATGCGCGGATTCCTCCATTTCTCGACACTGGCCGCAGGCAATCCGCGCTGATCTGCTGAAACAATGTTAAACTCTAGCTCTCGATACACACGAAGGAGCTTGCATGGAGATCAAGTGGACGCCGTGGCGCGGACAATACATTAAGAGCAGCAGCGACAGCCACCAGGAGACGGGCTGCGTGCTGTGTGTCGCCCACGAGGCCAGACGGGACGCCGAGAAGCTGGTGCTTTATCGCGGCGAGCACGCCTATGTGCTGATGAACCTGTACCCCTACAACCCCGGCCACCTGATGGTCGCGCCGTACGCCCACACCGCCGATTTTGCGCGCCTTGAGCCAGCGGTCGCGGCGGAGATTATGGAGCTGGGGCAGCGCTGCACCGCCGTGCTTGAGGCCGAAATGCAGCCGCACGGCTTCAACCTGGGCATGAACCTGGGGCGAGTCAGCGGCGCGGGCGTCGATCAACACCTGCACGTGCATGTCGTGCCCCGCTGGAACGGCGATACCAACTTTATGCCGCTGATCGGCGGCGTTAAGCTGATCCCGGAGGCGATCGACGACACCTACGCCGCGCTGAAGCCGCGCTTCGATGCCTTCAAGCAGTAGATTCGGGAGATCGACGGTGATGGATGTGGTTGTGGGTGCGTAGCGTCTACGCCCTTGCAGCGTTGATCGAGCAGCCCAAAGCGCCAGCGCCGCCGAATCTCCTGGTGGCGCTGGACGACAGCGCGCTACTCGGCGACGTACATCTCGATCAGCGAGACGAGCCGCTCGACATGGAACGGCTTATGGACGACCACGGCTCCTTCTGCCTCTAGCTCGGTAAACCAGGGCTTGCGCGCCAGCGCCGTCATCATGATGATCGGCACGCCCTCATAGCTGAGGCGCTGCTGGATCGCCCGAAAGAACTGAACGCCGTCCATATTGGGCATCATCACATCGGAGACGACCACATCGGGCTGGATCGTCTCAAGCCGCGCAAGACCTTCCTCGCCATCGGAGGCTAGCTCAACATGGTAGCCCGCCTGTTTCAACGCGATCTCCAACACCGCGAGGATATTCGCGTCGTCGTCAATTATAAATACCGTCTTGGGCATGAGGCACCTTTATGCAGCACAGCCAGGGGGATGCAACCGGCGACATTATAGCAGACATTACGTATGCCGGTAGCAGCCCCGCCGCGACGCCGACCTGCTCTAGACCCTGACGAAAACGCGGCCCTGCGACGCGCCGAAGCCAAGCTGGCACGGGCCGTCGGCCTCGACCTCCTCGCCTGAGATCACATCGCGCCAGCGGCCCGCGCTCGGAAAGGCCACCTCGATCTGCTGCTCGGCGGGCGAGAAATTCAGCGCCGCCACCACCTCATCGCCGCCCTCGTCCCAGCGATGAAAGACCAGCGTCTTGTGCTCCGCCGACAGGTGATCGACCGCGATGTTGGCGCTGCGCAGCGCCGGATGGTCGCGCCGGGTGCCGATGAGCGTCTGGTAGTGTGTTTTCAGGCCCAGCCCCGCATCGGTATCGAGCGCCTCCCAGTGCAGTGGATTATGCCCTGCGTGCTTTTCGGTCTGCTCGCCCCACTCCTGACCATGCAGCAGCAGCGGAACGCCGGGCGTGGTCAGCAGCAGCGTCGCGCCCAGCGCCGACTTGTAGCGCGCGGCCTCCTCGGTCATGCCTTCAACCGTCAGCACCTCGTACACGATACGCGGCTCGTCGTGACTTTCGAGGTAGTTGACCATCTGCGCCGGATGCTCGTAGCCCTCGCGCTGGGCATCCAGCAGCGTCGGCCACAGATCGGCGTTGTCCCAGCTCCAATCGAGGTACTGCCCCTGGCGTAGCAGCGCCCGCGCCATATAGCTAAAGCGCACATGCCACGCGCCGCTCAAGCTGTTATCGCGGACGATCTCCGGCTTTTCGGGGCTTTGCTCCGCGATCAGATAGAGATTCGGCATCGTCTGGCGGGCCGCGTGGGCGAGATAGCTCACGCCGTGCTCCATGTTATAGCCGATGCCGAGCGTATAGTCGTAGCGAAAGCCGTCGATGTGATACTCATTGATCCAGTAATTCTGCACATCGCGCACAAAATCTTTCGTGGCCGGTCTGGTATGATCGAGCTTCGGAAAGCCAAACCTGTTGGGCTCCGACATATCGTTATCGCCGTACCACGGGCTTTGACCGTAGGGATAGAGCATGTTAAACGGATGATCCCGCGAGGTATGGGCAAAGACCACATCCAGAATCACCGCGATGCCGTGCTGATGCGCCTGGTCGATCAGCGCCTTGAGGTCCTCCGGCGAGCCGTAGCTCTGCTCAGGCGCGAAGAAGAAGCGCGGATCGTAGCCCCAGCCGGGCTTGCCGCCGAAGCCAAAGACCGGCAGCAGCTCAAGCGCGTTGACGCCCAGATCGCGCAGATAGGGCAACTTCTCGATCACGCTGCGGTACGTGTAGGGCGCGCTGAAATCGCCGATATGCAGCTCATAGATCACCAGATCGTTGAAGGGCGGACGATCCCAGCCGGAGTCGCCCCAGGCGTAGGGCTCGGCTCCCACCACGATCAGCGGCGTAGCGTCGAACGATAGCCGCCGCGCGCAGGGATCGACAATCTCAAGCTCGCCGTCGACAAGGAACTTATAGTGATAGGTGCCCGGCTCAAGCTGCTTGACGATCCACCAGAGGCCGTCTTCGGTCACGTTGAGCGGATCGGCATCGCGCTGCCAATCGTTGAAGTCGCCGACCACATGGATCGACTGTTTGCCGAGAGCGTACAGCCCGAAGGTTACGGTGCCATCGCCGCGATCAATCGCGCCGGGAACCAGGCCGTCGGGCGCGGCCTCAACCGAGGGGGATGTTTGGTGTGCCATGAGAATCGTGCCTTTATTTCAAGA
This genomic window contains:
- the prfB gene encoding peptide chain release factor 2 (programmed frameshift), which gives rise to MATFSELLNEVESLRARFEALRGRLDLAAREQQIAELEAQSSDPDFWSDPGTAQSAMQRLSTLQAETTKWKTLDDRLNTTAELLELSAAEDDAAMLAELEVEVGQLTRTVDELEISTLLSGQYDDAAAFMTIQPGAGGVDSADFAAMLLRMYMRWGEQHGWKVALLDDMPAEEAGIKSATIELRGPYAYGYAKAEAGVHRLVRLSPFDQAHRRHTSFAGVEVMPEVDDAIEITVSPDDLRVDVFRAGGHGGQGVNTTDSAVRLTYKPGTPEQIVVTCQNERSQLQNKETAMKVLKARLLEREIQRQREERRKLRGEYREAAWGNQIRSYVLHPYNMVKDHRTNAETSNTQAVLDGDIDLFVEAFLRQNIEQDEP
- a CDS encoding YitT family protein, translated to MKYLPTIARVLRDYLIMTIGVICIAISVDLFLVPNNVVTGGITGVAIILNDLVGLPVGLLSLLFNIPLLIAGFRYLGGFVFGIRTVYATVALALAIDLLAPYVGRYMHATRDPLLYTLYGGVLDGVGIGLVFRVRGTTGGTDIIARFVQRWKAVPMGRSLLVMNVIVFAAAAYLFSLDKLLYALLVAFISGRTVDLVLEGASYARQAVIITEHPARIQAAILSSLGRGVTVLEGRGGYTASERTVLLSVVAQSEVSMVKAIVRSCDADAFVIFSNVNEVLGEGFRPAIE
- a CDS encoding toll/interleukin-1 receptor domain-containing protein; the encoded protein is MLPNEVFLSHSSQDHAFVAQLAQVLSRHAIPVWYSPINIIGSQLWHDEIGAALNRCDWFVIVLSPHSIQSMWVKRELLFALRQNRFEDNIVPLVYQPCDYAQFSWVLPQFQVVDFTRAQEDGYRALLRIWGIGYRQA
- a CDS encoding toll/interleukin-1 receptor domain-containing protein; amino-acid sequence: MKVFISYAHTDEHLAEQVAHGLEENGLDVFLDEQQIMPGDNWAAKIAQGLQESQAMVVLLTRDALTSRRVRHDIDYALSNQDYSGRLIPVLAESKEALLKEDIPWILWHLKPITLTDHHQEEGIRQIAQVLKTAPKTLSR
- a CDS encoding HIT domain-containing protein, yielding MEIKWTPWRGQYIKSSSDSHQETGCVLCVAHEARRDAEKLVLYRGEHAYVLMNLYPYNPGHLMVAPYAHTADFARLEPAVAAEIMELGQRCTAVLEAEMQPHGFNLGMNLGRVSGAGVDQHLHVHVVPRWNGDTNFMPLIGGVKLIPEAIDDTYAALKPRFDAFKQ
- a CDS encoding response regulator gives rise to the protein MPKTVFIIDDDANILAVLEIALKQAGYHVELASDGEEGLARLETIQPDVVVSDVMMPNMDGVQFFRAIQQRLSYEGVPIIMMTALARKPWFTELEAEGAVVVHKPFHVERLVSLIEMYVAE
- a CDS encoding alpha-amylase family glycosyl hydrolase encodes the protein MAHQTSPSVEAAPDGLVPGAIDRGDGTVTFGLYALGKQSIHVVGDFNDWQRDADPLNVTEDGLWWIVKQLEPGTYHYKFLVDGELEIVDPCARRLSFDATPLIVVGAEPYAWGDSGWDRPPFNDLVIYELHIGDFSAPYTYRSVIEKLPYLRDLGVNALELLPVFGFGGKPGWGYDPRFFFAPEQSYGSPEDLKALIDQAHQHGIAVILDVVFAHTSRDHPFNMLYPYGQSPWYGDNDMSEPNRFGFPKLDHTRPATKDFVRDVQNYWINEYHIDGFRYDYTLGIGYNMEHGVSYLAHAARQTMPNLYLIAEQSPEKPEIVRDNSLSGAWHVRFSYMARALLRQGQYLDWSWDNADLWPTLLDAQREGYEHPAQMVNYLESHDEPRIVYEVLTVEGMTEEAARYKSALGATLLLTTPGVPLLLHGQEWGEQTEKHAGHNPLHWEALDTDAGLGLKTHYQTLIGTRRDHPALRSANIAVDHLSAEHKTLVFHRWDEGGDEVVAALNFSPAEQQIEVAFPSAGRWRDVISGEEVEADGPCQLGFGASQGRVFVRV